A section of the Hevea brasiliensis isolate MT/VB/25A 57/8 chromosome 17, ASM3005281v1, whole genome shotgun sequence genome encodes:
- the LOC110655624 gene encoding transcription initiation factor TFIID subunit 15, whose translation MSWAGGDWMCSACQYMNFRNREACQRCGYPKYQGPDPAGWTRILPGDWYCTAFNCRAHNYASRPSCYKCGAVKNYYASGCEGSSYGSEGTYPPGWKTGDWICPRMGCGEHNYASRTECFRCKTPRDFGSTVQ comes from the exons ATGAGCTGGGCCGGTGGAGACTGGATGTGCAGTGCATGCCAATACATGAATTTTAGGAACCGGGAAGCATGCCAACGCTGTGGGTACCCAAAGTATCAAGGCCCTGATCCAGCAGGGTGGACTAGGATCTTGCCTGGAGACTGGTATTGCACTGCCTTCAACTGTAGAGCTCACAACTACGCTAGCAGGCCAAGCTGCTACAAATGTGGTGCAGTAAAAAACTATTATGCTAGTGGGTGTGAAGGTAGCAGTTATGGATCAGAAGGCACTTATCCTCCAGGATGGAAAACTGGCGATTGGATTTGCCCTAG AATGGGATGTGGAGAACATAATTATGCTAGCAGGACTGAATGTTTCAGATGCAAGACACCAAGGGATTTTG GAAGTACGGTTCAATGA
- the LOC110655615 gene encoding early nodulin-93-like yields the protein MAKNVAAQSTLINESDSAALSSLDQKPAMAKRCSHEAVMAGAKAAAVATVVTAIPTMASVRMLPWARANINPTGQALIISSVAGAAYFVVADKTVLATARKNSFNKQSKV from the exons ATGGCCAAGAATGTGGCTGCTCAGTCTACTCTAATTAATGAAAGTGATAGCGCAGCTTTATCATCGCTTGACCAAAAGCCAGCCATGGCAAAAcgttgttctcatg AAGCTGTAATGGCTGGAGCTAAAGCAGCCGCGGTTGCTACTGTTGTAACTGCCATTCCAACT ATGGCAAGTGTAAGGATGCTGCCTTGGGCAAGAGCCAATATCAATCCCACTGGTCAAGCGCTCATAATCTCTTCAG TTGCTGGAGCGGCATATTTCGTAGTTGCTGACAAGACTGTTCTAGCCACAGCTCGAAAGAACTCCTTCAACAAACAATCTAAAGTGTAA